Below is a window of Streptomyces sp. NBC_00223 DNA.
CGTGGACGTCGAGGGCGAGGGGGAGAACGCGAAGTTCACCTTCCGCGGCGAGGAGAAGGTCACTGTGGCCGACACCCCGCCGGTCGAGACGGCGGGCGGACCGAACCTCTCCAAGGAGGCGTAACGCCTCCGGCGCGGTAAGCACGACCACGGGCTCGGCCCCGGACCTACAGGTCCGGGGCCGAGCCCGTTTCTTCGTCCAGGACGGTCACCGTGACGTGCGGGATGCGGTCCGCGTTGAGGACCGCGACAGACGAGGGCAACGCCACCTTGGTGAGCCGGGTCAGCCCGGCCAGCGGCGCGAGGTCGACGGACATGGCGCCGGTCGGCAGCAAAGACAGCTGGCTCAGTGAGGGGAAAAGCCGGGCCACCGTGCCGTGGTGACCGCGAGCCACTGGACGAGCGTGGTCTTGCCCGACCCGGCGACCCCGCGCAGCAGCACCCGGTCGTGCCCGGCGAGCGCCTGCTCGGCCGGCTAGCGGGCCGGAAGGGGGCCTTCGCAGGCCCAGAGCGGCGTCCCCCGCGCCGGGCAGGAAACCGGCGAGCACCCCGGCGGCCACCGCCTCCTCGATCGTCCCGGACCGGCCGGTCGGCGCGGCCTCCAGGCTGTAGTACGCGGCGTCCAGCGGCCAGGTGGCCCGCTTGCGGTCGGTGAGGTCGAGGCCGAAGATCCGCAGGGTGCCGTGCCGTGTGGCGAGGTAGGTGCCGTAGCGGTGCTCGAACTCGGCCGTCTCGTCCGTGAGCTGTCCGGGCGGGCTGGTCAGCCGGGGGACCCGCAGGTCGTGGGCGGCCCGCCCCGGCTTTCGTCCGCCGTCGCGGGCGGCCCGCCGGCCCACCCCGCGGGCGCGGTGTCGGGCTCACTCGTAGCTCAGCGCGGCGCCGCCGCCGTCGCGGGGGGCGCCGATCTCCAGGTAGGTGCCGGTGGCCGCGTCCTTGGGGCGGAGCGTGAAGGAGACCGTGTGGGTGCGGCCGGAGCTGCGCTCCGCCTCGCCGCCCACCTCCACGACCCACGCCTTGACGCCCCCGCTCCCGGTCCTGGTCCGCTGGAGCTGCACGGCGAACTCCATGTGGATCTCGCCGACCTCGAACCGTACGGCCTGGCCGACGCCGCGGGCCGCGCCCGTGATCAGGCCCTGGCGGACGGCCTCGACCGCGTCGGCCAGCTCGATTCCGGTGATGTCGGCGAGCGCGTCGTCGTGTGCCGGCATGGCCGTGGCCCCCCTCTGAGTCAGGGCATCCCACCGTACCCGGGTGAGGTGTCCCACGTGACGCGGACCACTTACTAACCGGAATAGTGGACGGCCCCCGGGGTTGCGGCGGGGGGTGCGCGGCGCATGGCGGAGGCGCGGGCCGACTGCGCCGTATGTCCGACTTGAGCCCACCTGCACCGATTCGCATATCGGACTTCAGGGATGTTTTCGCGGGGTGGATCGGGGAAGTCCGAGCCGTTCCGGCTACGACCTCGCCTAGTAAGGGGGGTCCTTGTCGGCGGGTGGGAGCCCGGGTTACCAAGGATCTGCGACGGGCCGCAGCCGGAACGTCGCTCCCCCACCCAGGAGGTCATTCTCTCCATGCGTATGAACACGACGAAGAAGAACCGCAGCCACAAGTCCATCACCCGCGGCCGTGTCGCCGTGGTGACCGGAGGACTGGTCGCGGCAATCGCGCTCGGCTCCACGGCGGCGCTGGCCGCCGACGGCCAGCACGAGGGCTTCCTCGCCGCGGGATCCGCGAGCAGTGTCTCCCAGACGGTGCAGAAGCAGGCGACCGACCAGAAGGCCGCCGCCACGAAGGCCGAGGCGAAGAAGCAGACCGACGCCGAGCACCGCAAGGCCGAGGCCGACGCCAAGAAGCGCGCCGAGGCGAAGGCCGCCGCCGACCGCAAGGCCCGTGCCAAGGGCTGGGTCACCCCGACCACCGGTTACGTGCTCGGCGCGGGCTACGCCCAGGCCGGCCCGCACTGGGCCCACACCCACTCCGGTCAGGACTTCGTCGTGCCCACCGGCACCACCGTCCGGGCCGTCCACAGCGGCACCGTCGTGACGGCGGGCTGGGGTGGCGCGTACGGCAACAACATCGTGATCAAGCACGCCGACCACCTGTACTCGCAGTACGGCCACCTGTCGAAGATAGGTGTCACGGTCGGCGAGCACGTGAACACCGGCGAGACGATCGGCAAGTCCGGTTCCACCGGCAACTCGACCGGCCCGCACCTGCACTTCGAGGTCCGTACGACGCCGTACTACGGCTCCTCCGTCGAGCCGCTGCACTTCCTGCGGACGCACGGCGTCAACCCGTAAGGCGGGAAAACAGGGAACGTCACCCGGTAGGTGTCAAGGCATCCGCCGGGGAGTTCACCCCATGAGCACCGCCCGGCTCCGACTGGGCGACAAGATCGAGGGCGACTTCGAGGATGGCCGCGCGCTTCTCCTCGGGGTCGCCCTCGATGTTCTGCATCGCGAACATGCCGGCGTGCATCGCGAAGAGCGCGGTGATGCTGCGCACCTGCGCGGTCATGGGGGCGTCGGACTCCTTGAGCAGCCCGTTCAGGGCGGCGAGCCTGGTCTTGAAGGTCTGGCCGATGGCCAGGTCGCGGACCGTGGCCTGGTTCTCCTGGATGAAGCGGAAAAGGTCCTCGGCATTCCACAGCGCGACGCTGTAGCGGCGCAGCATCTCCTGCTTGGTGGCCAGCGTGCGGGGCTGTGACTCGGCCCAGACGATCAGCTCGTCGATCGGCTTGGCCAGATCGTCGGCGATGCTGATGAGGATGTCTTCCTTGGTCTTGAAGTGGTAGTACAGCGCGGCCTTGGTGACGTCGAGGTGCTCGGCGATCTCCCGCAGCGAGGTCTTCTCGTACCCGTGGCGGGCGAAGAGTTCCAGGGCGACGTCCTGGATGCGGCGGCGCGTGTCGCCGCGGCGCGGCTGCTGCGGTGTGGCCATGGCTGTCGCTCTCCTGCTGTGCACTACGCGTCACCCCGCGAACACGGAGTGACGGGCCCGACGGGCCCACCGTACGGCCTTTCTTCGACCCTACGCACTTACTTGACGCCCGGCTAGTAAGGACCGTAGCTTGTCGCAGGTAGATATACTAGCCGGGCGGCAAGTAAGCATCCTCTGAACGACCGCCCTCTCCCGGGGGAAGGAACCACGGTCATGTCCCAGACCGATGCGCCGCCCGCCACCAAGGAACCGCGCGAGCGCAGTGTGCGCGTGGTCATGGTCGGCCTGATGATCGCGATGCTGCTCGCGATGCTCGACAACATGATCGTCGGCACCGCGATGCCGACGATCGTCGGCGAACTCGGCGGCCTCAGCCACCTCTCGTGGGTGGTCACCTCCTACACCCTGGCCACAGCCGCCTCGACCCCCATCTGGGGCAAGCTCGGCGACATGTACGGCCGCAAGGGCATCTTCCTCACCTCGATCGTGCTCTTCCTGCTCGGCTCCGTGCTCTCCGGAATGTCGCAGTCGATGGACCAGCTGATCAGTTTCCGCGCCGTCCAGGGTCTGGGCGCAGGCGGTCTGATGGTCGGCGTGATGGCGATCATCGGCGAGCTGATCCCGCCCCGCGAGCGCGGCAAGTACCAGGGTCTGATCGCCGGTGTGATGGCCATCGCCATGATCGGCGGCCCGCTGGTCGGCGGCTCCATCACCGACAACTGGGGCTGGCGCTGGAGCTTCTACATCAACCTGCCCATCGGCGCGGTCGCCCTCGCCATGGTCACCATCGTGCTGCACCTGCCCAAGAAGCGGGCCGAGAGCCGGATCGACTACCTGGGCGCGGCGCTGCTCACCGTGGCCATCACCTCGCTGGTGCTGCTCACCACGTGGGGCGGGACCCAGTACGCCTGGGGCTCCGGGATGATCATCGGGCTGCTGATCCTCGGCCTCGCCGCGCTGGGCGCGTTCCTCTACGCCGAGACCCGAGCCGCCGAGCCCGTGCTGCCGCTGCGGATCTTCCGCAACGGCAACTTCTCGCTGATCTCGCTGATCGGCTTCCTGGTCGGCTTCACGATGTTCGGCTCGATGACCTTCCTGCCGCTCTACCAGCAGACCGTCCAGGGCGCCTCCGCGACCAACTCCGGACTGCTGCTGCTCCCGCTGCTGCTCGCCATGATGGTCGTGTCGATGGTGGCCGGCCGGGTCACCAGCTCCAGCGGCCGCTACAAGATCTTCCCGATCATCGGCGGCGCCCTGATCACCGTCGGCCTCTATCTGCTGTCCACCATGGACGTGCACACCAGCCGGGTGACCTCGGGCATCTTCATGGCCGTGCTCGGCATGGGCATGGGCTTCATCATGCAGATCACCATGCTGATCGCTCAGAACAGCGTGGAGATGAAGGACATGGGTGTCGGCTCCTCGTCGTCCACCCTGTTCCGTACGATCGGCGGCTCCTTCGGTGTGTCGCTCTTCGGCGCGCTGTTCGCGCACAAGGTGCAGAACGCCATGGACAGCGGCGCGGCCGCCGGCTCGTCGGCCACCAAGAGCGGGGC
It encodes the following:
- a CDS encoding trypco2 family protein, which gives rise to MPAHDDALADITGIELADAVEAVRQGLITGAARGVGQAVRFEVGEIHMEFAVQLQRTRTGSGGVKAWVVEVGGEAERSSGRTHTVSFTLRPKDAATGTYLEIGAPRDGGGAALSYE
- a CDS encoding M23 family metallopeptidase, translating into MRMNTTKKNRSHKSITRGRVAVVTGGLVAAIALGSTAALAADGQHEGFLAAGSASSVSQTVQKQATDQKAAATKAEAKKQTDAEHRKAEADAKKRAEAKAAADRKARAKGWVTPTTGYVLGAGYAQAGPHWAHTHSGQDFVVPTGTTVRAVHSGTVVTAGWGGAYGNNIVIKHADHLYSQYGHLSKIGVTVGEHVNTGETIGKSGSTGNSTGPHLHFEVRTTPYYGSSVEPLHFLRTHGVNP
- a CDS encoding TetR/AcrR family transcriptional regulator — translated: MATPQQPRRGDTRRRIQDVALELFARHGYEKTSLREIAEHLDVTKAALYYHFKTKEDILISIADDLAKPIDELIVWAESQPRTLATKQEMLRRYSVALWNAEDLFRFIQENQATVRDLAIGQTFKTRLAALNGLLKESDAPMTAQVRSITALFAMHAGMFAMQNIEGDPEEKRAAILEVALDLVAQSEPGGAHGVNSPADALTPTG
- a CDS encoding MDR family MFS transporter translates to MSQTDAPPATKEPRERSVRVVMVGLMIAMLLAMLDNMIVGTAMPTIVGELGGLSHLSWVVTSYTLATAASTPIWGKLGDMYGRKGIFLTSIVLFLLGSVLSGMSQSMDQLISFRAVQGLGAGGLMVGVMAIIGELIPPRERGKYQGLIAGVMAIAMIGGPLVGGSITDNWGWRWSFYINLPIGAVALAMVTIVLHLPKKRAESRIDYLGAALLTVAITSLVLLTTWGGTQYAWGSGMIIGLLILGLAALGAFLYAETRAAEPVLPLRIFRNGNFSLISLIGFLVGFTMFGSMTFLPLYQQTVQGASATNSGLLLLPLLLAMMVVSMVAGRVTSSSGRYKIFPIIGGALITVGLYLLSTMDVHTSRVTSGIFMAVLGMGMGFIMQITMLIAQNSVEMKDMGVGSSSSTLFRTIGGSFGVSLFGALFAHKVQNAMDSGAAAGSSATKSGAQLDPATIAKLPDTVKDAYFHAVASGTHTVFLWGAVVSVVGFIAAWFIVEIPLRGSAGKPATDDGQPAELAEAI